The window CACACAGTAGGAGCTGTACCACCCGAGCTCGGCTAACACGTGGCAGCCCATCTTCCTGTTGCCGCGGCTGCAGGGACAGCAGCTGACATCTGCTCTCAGTACCTTCCAAGCTGCACAGGTGGCCTCCGGCCAGCACCTCCCCGATTCCCGCCCCATCCCACCGCCACCCCCTCTGCCGTTTCTGGGAGCCCGACGACGTGAGGTGCCGCGGGTGAGCGGCACAGTCCAGCATTTGTCCTCCTGGCTTACCCCACGTAGCATCATGCCCTCCGGCTTCCCGCGGGTTCCTGCAAATGCCGCGCTCCCCGGAGTCGGCGGCCGCCCCGTAGGGCCGCAGGGTCCTTCGCAGCCCTCTGGACAGGGCCGCGCTGACCCGCTCGGTGCATTCGAGccccgggccggggccgcgcTGACCCCGCGGTGCGgacgctccctccctccctccctccgagTCGCCAGCCTCAGCCCCCCCCCTCCGCGACCCCCGCCGTGACCTCGGTCGTGACCCCGGCCGTGACCCCGGCCCGGGCGCTGCCGGCAGGTGGACATGAGGCGCGCCGGCCCCCCGACACCCACTCGGCCCCGCGTGCGTCCTCGGAGGCCCCGAAGCGGCTCCAAGCGCGGCCACGCGCCCGCAGAGAACGTCCCGAGCCCCGCACCACGAGGCCCACACCCCGCAGGGGCCGCCCTCCGCCGGCCGGAAGTGACGTCGCTGCCCCGGAAACGCGGCCGACCGGCACGCCCACTTCCGTGACGACGAGGAGCTCCTCCGACCTCGCATCTCGGAGAGCGCGAATCCTCCTCCGGCGCCGGCGGCTTGGACGAGGGCGGGGAACCAGTCTCAACCCTCGCGTCGGCTCCGCCCCGCGCCAAACCCCGagcagccccgcccctcccgcgcggcccgccgcggccccgcccactCCACCGCGGCCTATCCCGCGGCGCGCTTTACGCAAGGCCCGCCCTCGGCGCGTAGGCCCCGCCTCCAACCTACGCTGGGCCAATCCCGCGCCgcggcccgcccccgccctggccccgcccaTTCCACCGCGGCCTATCCCGCGGCGCGCTTTACACAAGGCCCGCCCCCGGCTCGCCGGCCCCGCCTCCAAGCTACGCTCGGCCTATCCGGCGCCGCGCtcgagccccgcccccggcctgcCAGTGCGGCGCACCCTCCGAGCCTCTCTCCCCACGCCGCTGCCTTCCGTGCGTCCCGCGCCGCCGTcggaccccccccccgccctggccTTCGGCGTTTCCCGCGcagccgggccccgcccccgtccTCTCCCCCAGCCTAtcccccgccgcgccgccgccgagCTCCGCCCCCTTCCTCGCCGCCGGCCTATCCCGCGCCGCGCCGCGTTGGCGCGCGGCTGTGACGTCACGGGTGGCGGCGAGGCGCGCGGCGGAGCTGCGCCGCTCCGGGCCGGCGGCCATGCCCAAGCGGGGCTGTCCGTTCGCGGACGCGGCCCCCCTGCAGCTGAAGGTCCGCGTGGGTCAGAGGGAGCTGAGCCGCGGCGTGTGCGGCGACCAGCACTCGCGGGAGGTCTTCGGTGAGTGCGGGGCGCCCTCCCGCCCGCGGGGGCCCGAGCCGGCGGCGTCGCCCCGGCCCCGCGTCGGCCCCGCTgcaggccccggggagggggaggagggggcccggctgcgggggctgcgggcgccGGGCCGCGCCGGCGAGTACCCGGAGCTGCCGAGGTGAGGCTCCGGGGTCGCCCTCCCCCGCTGTCCCCGGCCCTCCCGAGCAGCCCTGGGTCGCAGACGAGGCTTTCTGAGCCCTCGAGTGATAAAGCTGAGCGCAGCCTGGGGCCGACCCGGTCAGGGCAGGCAGGCAGCTTACCTGCAAGCGGGGGACAGTCCGGCAGCTCTTTCCCGCTGCCTTGAGGTCCTGGGCGTTCCAGCCGGGCAGTCACCCCAGGCCACCTCCGGGCCGCGGGATCCCGGGACAAGGTGAGGAGGAGCTGCGTGGGGCAGGGCTCACCAGCCGCCCATTTGAGTCACCGTCCACGTCACACGGAGCCAACGGCTTCCAGGGCCTGTTGGGCCTGGCCCCGTGGGGACGAGGCAGGAATCACAGAGCATCTGGGGGCTGGAGTTGGGCGTTTGATCTTGCGAAAGCCCCCGATGACGGACGTGTGGCGCGCGGAGAGCCTCTGCTGCTGGTGCCGAGCCACCACTTCGGCTCTCAGGTGGGAGTGTCCCGGGCCCACAGGCGTCTGCGGAGCTCCAGGAGCGCTTTGTCAGGAGCCGGTTTCTGTCGTGCTCTGTAGTAGGTGAAGGGGGTGCACGCTGGCCGGGGCTGTAGGCCCAGCTCTGAGCCGCTGGGTGTGAATGAGTGATCTGAAGCCCAGAGCGTCCTCTGTGCTATACACCAGCCGGCTTGCAGGGTGCCGGGCAGGAGAGAAACAGCAGTGACATGAGGCCACTTGTGGGGAAAGCCGCATGGAAGGTCATGAGAGGGAGCCTGGGTTGGGCTGCGTGGTGCAGGATCATCCTGGCGGAGGTGGCCGCTGAGCCCTGGTAAGGAAGGGCGAGCGGACCCAGTGGTCCCCAGCTCACCAGGGAGCATCCTGGGCCGGGGCGGCTGGATGACAGCACAAAGGAGGCCTGGCCACGGCAGCTGGCAGGATGAGGGGGCAGTGCCAGGGCTTCCGCGTTGCAGGGCTGTGAACACTGGGACTGATTTCTCTTCCTCAGAGAAAACCAAGCAACTCCTTTTTCGAGGGGCCCAGGCCTACATGGACCACTTGTGGGAGGAAGGCTGTGCCATTGTTGACCTGCCGGAGTCCCCAAAGCCCGGCCCCACAGAGGCCCTTCGGGCAGCCCGTGGGCAGATGCTGATTGGACCAGATGGCCGACTGACCAGGAGCCAAGCCCAGGCCTCTGAAGCTGGTGAGTGAGGCCAACAGCAGGCACTTGCCCAGCCATGCGCTAAGGGTGGATCTGAGCACTTGACTCCTGACACTGTCTGCCTGGGagcttctcctcccctccctgcagggGCAAGAGCTGGCCCTGGGGTCTGAGGAGCTGGTGAGCACCAGGAGGCTCCCGACCTTAGGAGGTTCTAACCCCCATCCACCCCCGGCTGATATGCAAG of the Canis lupus baileyi chromosome 9, mCanLup2.hap1, whole genome shotgun sequence genome contains:
- the SIVA1 gene encoding apoptosis regulatory protein Siva codes for the protein MPKRGCPFADAAPLQLKVRVGQRELSRGVCGDQHSREVFEKTKQLLFRGAQAYMDHLWEEGCAIVDLPESPKPGPTEALRAARGQMLIGPDGRLTRSQAQASEADPSGAATRACSSCVRAVDGKAACGQCERALCGRCVHVCSSCGGVACALCALVDCGDVHESVLCASCAMFEA